In Geminocystis sp. NIES-3708, a single window of DNA contains:
- a CDS encoding PilW family protein: MIKIQDNPQVPQANKFTILPKLLLLGLSNKKDDNNSFSGFSLIEVIASTVMGMILLGFALGGFNSMRQSFVQDEGVADVNQRLKTVLATIGPDMQQIGQGLTDTSIPLVKLEVFNVGTANETSIITTRKVSIPTPLNLSEALIKNQSNTTLKISTDTSILEQWKNKRIADGGTVQGYIHNSATNTGQFFDYKGENLTADPRTITISSTTWTENYPSGSSIYLMDKRKYEVKDNILTLTVNDKDTFKLVEYVEKLNIEATIKSIANNGTISDSKCKGIPESGTPTNCDTTPNNYKFENIKYLDIKATVKQKNKDNPSAKKLRSEDLTMSQKFFIRNTLN, translated from the coding sequence ATGATAAAAATACAGGACAATCCACAAGTACCACAAGCGAACAAGTTTACTATACTGCCCAAGCTGCTTTTACTAGGCTTAAGTAATAAAAAAGATGATAATAACAGTTTTAGTGGGTTTAGCCTCATTGAAGTTATCGCCAGTACGGTGATGGGGATGATTCTTTTAGGCTTTGCTTTAGGTGGCTTTAATAGTATGAGACAAAGTTTTGTCCAAGATGAAGGAGTCGCCGATGTTAACCAAAGATTAAAAACCGTTTTGGCTACTATTGGTCCTGATATGCAACAGATAGGACAAGGATTAACTGATACTTCTATTCCTTTGGTTAAATTAGAAGTCTTTAATGTTGGCACCGCCAATGAGACTTCGATAATTACTACTCGCAAAGTAAGTATCCCCACACCCTTAAATCTTAGTGAGGCATTAATAAAAAATCAATCTAATACTACTTTAAAAATTAGTACCGATACCAGTATTCTTGAACAATGGAAAAATAAAAGAATTGCTGATGGCGGTACTGTTCAAGGCTATATCCATAACTCAGCAACAAATACAGGACAATTTTTTGACTATAAAGGAGAAAATCTTACTGCTGATCCTCGTACTATTACTATCTCTAGTACCACTTGGACAGAAAATTATCCGAGCGGTAGTTCAATTTATTTGATGGATAAGAGAAAGTATGAGGTGAAAGATAATATATTAACCTTAACTGTCAATGATAAAGATACCTTTAAGTTAGTTGAATATGTAGAAAAGCTAAATATCGAAGCCACCATTAAAAGTATAGCTAATAATGGTACGATTTCCGACTCTAAATGTAAAGGAATCCCCGAAAGTGGTACACCAACAAATTGTGACACTACTCCCAATAATTACAAATTTGAGAATATAAAATATTTAGATATAAAGGCAACAGTTAAACAAAAAAATAAGGATAATCCTTCTGCAAAAAAATTAAGATCAGAAGATTTAACAATGTCTCAAAAATTCTTTATCCGTAACACTCTTAATTAA